From the Salarias fasciatus chromosome 5, fSalaFa1.1, whole genome shotgun sequence genome, the window TGGCAGCTGCCTACGGGCGGAAGCAGGGAGCAGTATGGACAGTCCAGCACAGAGACactgaagaacatgcaaactccacacagagaggtcCTGGCCCACATTCTGACCTTGGCCTTTTTGCAGGGCCTGAAATTGTTTGGCAAGCTGTTAGAAGGAAAGCACTGGAAAAAAATTTGTTCTGAAATGTAAcagaataaaaatagaaaataggtgaaagaaagaaaatgcagcCACAATCCTAGAGTCAATAcagtctgtctgtttctgctgaGTATCTCTCAATGTCATTAAAGTCATGATCTTACTTTACAGAGTTGGACCAACGAGACCATCCCGCTGTATTCTGTGACCCCGTGTATGTGTCTGCAGGTGCTGTTCTCGCCCACACATCTTCTTGCAtacttccatctttttttctctttttaaaactgtttgtgAGTTATCCGCTaattatgtttgtgtttttatgtcttgTAGCTCTGGGACAGTGACGATGATTGGGGGAGACGTTTAAAACTCTGTCCGTTCAACCAAACAGGTGAAAATCTATTTCAAAAATTGACATCTATTTTCTTCCATCCCCTTTCTACACCTTTCTGACTGAGTGTCATGAACATCGCAACACCCCAAAACTGCTTCTTGAAAAACACAGATACAGATGTGACGATGAAGGCCTCTACTGGGATGATGGACAGTCAACATCTAATCAATTAGTTTTCAAAATatacaaaagagaaaaagacagaattCGAGTGAACTCTGGCTTCATGGGGTTAAATGTATGTAAACGTTTGTCAATATTATTCACATCATTTGCAACTAATGACAAGAGGTTCCCTAATGTTATCTAATATCATACTATGCTGAGAGCTGCCTGCCAAGAAGgcctcagtttgttttcattttgttgcctCCAGGGTTAGCTCCATTCACAtcctctagttttttttttttttttatgctacaaaataaaagataaaagggagataaatgtttttgatGCTAAAACACTgtgatttatttgtgtgttttagataTCTCTGACATCCTACAAAAGAATATACTGGACAATGTGTCGGTGACTGTCCGCCAAAGTAAAATGAACAACAACGGCACCATGCTGTCGTGGAACGTGTCTGCTCCTTGCAGGCTGGAGGGTGAAGTGTGGCCCTGTGGAGCAGCGAGAAGCTGCTCCAAGGCAAACGCCTTCAGACGACTGCTGGTGGAGGGTGCAtggaaacaaaacaccaaaGGACACTGGGTAAGAATGCTCTGGATTTTGACCTCTTAATTCGCCATCTGTTGCTGGACATTGAGTGACATCTCTGAGTATTTGACTGCATAATTTTAACAAATTGCAAACTGCACAGTTTTTATATCCTTTCGCCCTGTTGTTCTGAGATATGTCTTATAAAAAGATTATAAAAAGGATAGAGTATATTACATTTTCAGGAGTCTTTACAATATGTTAAATATGACTCACAattagcatttcttttttttaggtgAAATCAGGGACATTTGAAAACACAGACCCAAAGCTCTCGTCTTGTGTGATGGTAAAGTTATCCTCTATTATCTTTTACACCTTATACATACATGACAAACCAGTTTAGTTGAAAAGTGTATTTCTTTGTACAGCTAAAAATAAAGGATGCTGTGCTTGGACCTTACTGCACTCATAAAAGTAAGTCTGGCCCAgttcacataaacacagacacCCCGATTGTGACGTCTTCCTGAAATACATTGCAACACTTCTAACTTGAACTTTCTGTGTTGTCTGTGTTGATCTGCAGTCGGCAGGAGTCACTGGAGTCTCCTCGGTATTGGACTCATGCTGCTGCTTTGCTTGACTGtgataatgttttatttcttccacAACTTTGTCAAGAGTAagtactttattattattaattttttttttttttttgcatttcttggGAATAGCTATGTTTTTGATGGTGTGACTGCATAAGAAAATCCGCCTCTGGTGATTTTAAAGTGTGTCCGACACAGAATAACACATTTTGGGTGGACACTGAGTGgacattttcttgattttgcaGAGTGGGTGTGGAGCTGGCGCCATGGTGGATTTGTGAAGAGTGAGTTAATTTATACTGttaaaaagtaataataataataataataataataataataataataaaaataataaaaataataataataacaatgcaCAGTTCTGaccttattgtgtgtttttcttgatttaaagTTGTTAGGAATGGTCACGTTGTGCTGCTGAGCCCTCCGGACGTGGATGACGACGTTTCAGACTCAGTGTGTCAGCTGGGATCCCTCCTCAGCAGTCAGGGCTTCAGCGTGTCCGTTGATCagtggagcaggaaggagcagtGCACTCTGGGACCTCTGCCATGGCTGCACTCGCAGCTGCTGAAGCTTGACAGCCAGGGCGGCCGGATTCTGCTCGTTTTAACCCAAAAAGCTGTGGAGAGAACAGCGGAGTGGACTCACTGGACTAATGACGTTAAGATGAACGGGAAAGACAAGGAGCTCCCGCTGCTGTGGTCTCCCTACGCCGACACGTTCACGGCCTCCCTGTTCATCATTCAAGCGGACAAGCAGCTGGGCAGAGCCGGGGAACGCTTCCTTCTCGTGAAATTCGACTCACATCCTGCACAGTCTCACAGCAGAGACAGACGTCTACCAGAACCTCTTCAGGGGCTGCCTCTGTTCCAGCTCCCCTCTCAGACCCAATCCCTTCTAACAGAGCTGACTGTTGTGGAGGCAGAAAGGGGATCAGATAAAAGGAGACAGACGATCCCAACGAGGGGCACCACAGATGGACCGAGGGCAAAAACTACAAAGGGACTAAACCAGCAGAGGGCATCGTCATGCAAATATCTTGGAGTTGGGAATAACCACGAGCCAAACCCTTTAAAAAATTACCCTTAAATATCATAATGAGTCATGCTGCTGTTCTGTGCATTTAAATATTATAAAGCAAGCCGTGAAACTGAAACACTACCTCTGTAATTGAAAGCAACAGAATTCATGTAGagtccaaaataaaacattttcctAATGTAAATTGTGtaaaaagaattaaattaaTCTCTGTTGCTTTTGATTTACTCCTCTGAGTGCCGATACTTTCACACATAGTCCATGCAATATTCCAGTAGTTAAAATTTTAACCTCTAAAATAACAATTTTTCATTGATAGCTCCAGAAGGGGGGCATCACCATGTGAACTGatcatttaaattaaatcagCATGTTGAGTGGATGgtgaattaaataaatagataCACAGCTAATTAATGATTAGTACTCAACTTAATTATTAAAATCCATCTGTGAGGTGACAGGGGTTTGTGctggaaaacacttcaaacGTGAGTGCAGTCCCTTGAAGTCTAAGTTTCAGATAAGCCCTGAGAgtgacatgaaataaaacagtgGACATGTTTTCTGAGATAAAGGAAAAAAGATTCACTCAACAAATGTCCAACAATCAAAGTTAATTACCTGTAATGAAGTATGTCACTGATAGCACAAAAACAGTTCACACAATACtccaaaaaaatgtttaaatattaaGAGGTTCAACATTCAGATCTGTTGAATGCTTACCTTAATATTCTACAGGCTAATTATATCGCAGGACAGCACAGTCCgtctataaataaatgaagcctCGTGTTCTTTCTCCACTTGAAGGATCCCGTGTTGTGATTGGTCGTTTGTCCGCGGTCAGCCTCATTCTGATTGGTTCACTCGCGTGTCTGGTTAAGCGCACAGTGTGACGCTCGATACATACATCAGTACAGTTCACAGGGGCGGCGCTTGGAGATTAAGGCCTCTCCGCTCTCCCGGGATGATCCGGTTCTTATATGCAAGGAAAACTTAAAGTTGTGCGTCGGTGTGTCGCTCGGCTGGAATCACTGAAGACGACTCAGTTTGAACTCCCGCGGAGGTAATAAACACTCTCAGTTATTTTTCTGATGATATCGTGTATTTTTCTAAAGCATTTCATGTAATATGACTGTGTGTGAGGTTTATTCTGAGATCATTTTTTCAGGGTGAAAATGTGACAACCATAAAGTGcattaaacctttaaaaaaaaaaaaaaaaaaaaaaaatctaaataaactcaaaataaaaccagTCCGTCTTTTAAGTATCACATAGTAGTGGGGAAAAACCGAATACAGCTACTTTGTAATTAAAGTACAACCTgctattatcattattattattactagtATTGCCATTCAAATTTGTAGAGTAAcatttgaatatatttcactggaggagacagagacaggctCTACCTGGTGAACAGATGGAGGTGAGGCTTCACAGAAACCTGCTGCAGGCTGCGTGGCTGTGGGCTCTGCTGGCGGCTCACGTGCACAGCTGTCCAGATGCCTGCAGTAAGTGTTCTGGCCCAGAAAACGACCAGTGTGAGGAGTGCAGAGCTGGGTGGACGCTCCACAACAAATCCTGTGTAGGTACTGTTAACACATCTGTCCATGAATGAGGAAAGAATCATAATGTATTTCATATAAAacatgaatttttatttatttttttttttgtttgttgcagATATTGATGAGTGTGACACAGAACTGGCTCACTGTTTACCAAACGCTTACTGCTTGAACACAGAGGGATCCTTCAAGTGCAGAGGTCAGTGATGTAGAATTACTGTAAAAGGCACAATATGAGATTTAAGAATTGcgaataaaatgttatttacatttaaaaagtcAAGTGTTCACTCTGTTCTCAGATTGTGATGCAGCCTGCGTGGGCTGCATGGGTAGTGGACCAGCTCGCTGCAGGAAATGTGCCACCGGGTACAGACTGATGGGGCCCAAATGTTTGGGTAATTACAACTcagggaagaaaaataaaacacttcagttgtatgtgcagcagctgaaattTGACGGGATGCCTTTGTTTTGCTCAGACATCGATGAATGCAGCGATCGCGTGCTTGCCTGTCACGGTCTCGATGAGATCTGCGTCAACACAGAAGGCTCCTTTCGATGTGACTGTGCGGACGGATTCATCCGCAAGTCAGACGTCTGCGTGAGGAAGCAGCTGCCGAGTGAGTTATCATCCAAACTGACTTACAACTGCATACACGAGCAAAGTTAATGTCATACAAAAGTAAAATGCTCTGCTTGTCTCCTCTCATGTCCCGCCTGCTGCAGATGCTCAGGAGAAGGGCCTTTTCGAGGacatccaggatgaggaggtggaggttctgcagcagatgtttttcGGGGTGATCCTCTGTGCTCTGGCCACTCTCGCAGCCAAAGGAGACATGGTCTATACGTCCATATTCATGGGAGGCGTGGCAGCCATGGCGGGTTACTGGCTGTCTGACCGAGGAGATCGGCTgatcagcagcttcctgaagGGACGTTAATTTTCCAAAATGGACATTCCGTATCGAAGGTGTGCAAGTCCACGTCTCTGCTCAGCAAAGCTTTAAACAACTTCATTTGTCTCATTTTTTGTCATAGTAAAGCAATTTCAGGTGTTTCAGCTATTTATTATGGAAAATGTAACTATTGTGACAACTTTAACCATTTTACTGCTTGACTTGTTTTTCGTCATTTAGTAGTATCAGCTGGTTTGCCTGGTCTAGGTATTTCGGCTATTTAGCGCTTACACAATGacttcctcctgtttttttttcctcatgttttttaTTGGCAGGCCAGAACGCAATGCATATTTGAGATAAGGAATAACTGAGCCACTCCTTTTTTAAGAGTCACGTTTGTCATCTCAAAGTCCATTATAAGATATAAAAGCAGCATAAATGttgataaaaatgtttatttactctgaaCTTTGAGGAAACTGCAGGAAGCCACCTAAAAGGGGATaaagagctgcaggttgcagacccTCGGTTAACACTACAATATCAGTATCTGAGCTACTAGTGTGGTGAACTTGACATGGTAAACAGGTTTAACTTCAGCACCCAGTCTGGATCACGACGCCCAAGAACAAGAGCCAAGAAAAAACCAGGTCTGACTGGCAATAGTGACTCAACATCTGAGGCATGAATTATATTTCACATTGCGCACATTTAATGCTGATCGTGTACTGAATCAGAAATGCATCATGTAACATGTTAAGCTGCGTGCAACTCAGAATCATTGTGGTTGTTTTCTCATTTAGTTCGAGAACAAAAACTTTTCCATGTTGTGTCACCGAAATGTAAATGAAGCCCAGAAAGATGCTGAAATATCTTTATTAGGCTGAGTGATCTATGATGACGCTGCTGCAAAATCCACGAGGTGCAGACACTGAGTGGTGAAATTTAAAATTTGATTATTGTAGTTTTTGACAGTAGTGACTGGAGAACGAAGCTATAAATTTTAAATGTATtcctcatttaaaatgttttgaaataaacCACTTTTTTCAAAGTTTGGCAAAATAACACTCAAGCAAAAAGGCTTtaatgattgtttttcttttaaaaattctAGATGTCACAGGCTTTATGCAAAACATGTAACTGAAAATTGCATTTAAGAACACAAATAAATTATGGGTGCAAACATAAAAAACTAATTTTTGAATAGTTCAACAACtagtgtttatttatttattcatggcTCATTAGTGCAttgtttgtttccctccagCTCTCCCATCTCTGCACTCTAAAGATGGTAAAATCCTAAAAATAGGATCATTTTGCATTAAACACATTATATAACATTATGGTCTGTTTAATTGAGGCTATTACCCCATTTTGTCGTCAAAAAAACTCCACTGCTTGTGAGCACTGGACtaggaaaaaaagaattcagttatttaaaaaaaaactgactttggAACAGTCGGAATCTTGTGTACCTGAGATTCgctttaataaaatgtgtttgtgtgtaatgtCTTTGTATTCACAGTCAttacattcagtgtttttcaccAGGCTAAACCGAACTCACTGTCTTCACACTGAAGCTGTCATTTTGAAGATATACATGCAGAAAATGTCACACCCTCTATTTCTACACGTCTACCACGTATTTATAACTCCTCTGTTAATGTTTGAAGACGTTGTTCAACGGCAAACAGTTTAATCTCGAGCAGGAAAtcacaaacaaagacagaaagaaagtcaCCTTTATTTCATGGATATAAACAAGCTGGCCAACACTCAATAGTAATATTCTGATACAGCACATACAATAGCAAACTGGGGCACTGAGGACAGCCTCCTATCGTTTGAAAAcccgaaaagaaaaaaaaaaaaagaaaaaagaaaaaaacattacagaGTATCCATGCTTCATTTGAAACATTCTCagtctcacttttttctcttgGGACTTTACTTTCTCTGATAAAGTTAtctttttaaatagatttttctcTTGTGCATTCATaataacacagacacacacgcacgcacacacacatacattcagaaaacaaaaaaaattgcagttatgcgcacacacacacgcacgcacacacacacacacatcttcctTTTATGAATACATTTACGCCAGCAACCCCAAAAAACATGCTGCACTCTCACAAAACTGCACAGGCTGTCTACTAAGGGGACACAGTAAGTGAGACACACATCACTCTCAAACACAACATCACACCGTCACAATGCACGATGCAGATGCAATTAATGTATGAGGaatgatgcatcatgggagagtAACTCACGTTCACACAAATAATCATTCAGCATGCTGGACACACATTTAAATTTGTTCCTAGGTCTTTACTGTACAGCTCAGAACATTTACTTATACAAATAGTACAGTCTCAAACTGGCATTTTCAATAAGCTGAAACCATAGAAAAAATAAAGCTCAAacttaaatacaaaaatgaaTGATAAAAAAGTAAACTCAATATTTGTTCTgtcaaacaaaaatgtttctgGCATTGGTCACAGTGATTTGTTTAATCCCAAGTTTTCAGCGACGTACAGTGAAACAAAAGCAACCTCTTGACAACAATAAAGTGAAACTTTATGTTCGGCTTCTCACGCTTTCTTTGAAggcctttttgaaaatgactggtGAATCTAAAGTCTTTCTAAACA encodes:
- the il17rc gene encoding uncharacterized protein il17rc encodes the protein MCSPGRSICCVLLTLFISAAGLEIFGYDSLKVVCPQGLSECTMKDETSLLPMSSVDVHSLEPHFKLCCLDGGLCSLCLVVDIQLIIQPDGDTEECVTVCYYTPATVSICKKVEFTVDHAALSHQNQVKITVVITEADGFPFSSIVHVCPAQQASRSQKVEAPSLDEVCSMDLSQRVPQCQVPTVSSVINQEMNRVELHFENRNDTLPSMCVQYEENGNCQSWTNETIPLYSVTPCMCLQLWDSDDDWGRRLKLCPFNQTDISDILQKNILDNVSVTVRQSKMNNNGTMLSWNVSAPCRLEGEVWPCGAARSCSKANAFRRLLVEGAWKQNTKGHWVKSGTFENTDPKLSSCVMLKIKDAVLGPYCTHKIGRSHWSLLGIGLMLLLCLTVIMFYFFHNFVKKWVWSWRHGGFVKIVRNGHVVLLSPPDVDDDVSDSVCQLGSLLSSQGFSVSVDQWSRKEQCTLGPLPWLHSQLLKLDSQGGRILLVLTQKAVERTAEWTHWTNDVKMNGKDKELPLLWSPYADTFTASLFIIQADKQLGRAGERFLLVKFDSHPAQSHSRDRRLPEPLQGLPLFQLPSQTQSLLTELTVVEAERGSDKRRQTIPTRGTTDGPRAKTTKGLNQQRASSCKYLGVGNNHEPNPLKNYP
- the creld1a gene encoding cysteine-rich with EGF-like domain protein 1, producing MQGKLKVVRRCVARLESLKTTQFELPRRQRQALPGEQMEVRLHRNLLQAAWLWALLAAHVHSCPDACSKCSGPENDQCEECRAGWTLHNKSCVDIDECDTELAHCLPNAYCLNTEGSFKCRDCDAACVGCMGSGPARCRKCATGYRLMGPKCLDIDECSDRVLACHGLDEICVNTEGSFRCDCADGFIRKSDVCVRKQLPNAQEKGLFEDIQDEEVEVLQQMFFGVILCALATLAAKGDMVYTSIFMGGVAAMAGYWLSDRGDRLISSFLKGR